One genomic segment of Komagataella phaffii GS115 chromosome 4, complete sequence includes these proteins:
- a CDS encoding 1-phosphatidylinositol phosphodiesterase produces the protein MFQYTTWLQNISDTEIISRISIPGTHNSAAHHTALPSVQCQDASITEQLQNGVRFLDIRVSKPLIDNKKAVNNDLIVVHGKFPLKLIGNVKLDTVLKDVYEFLERNSSEFVIISLKQEGSAKWNHEHDEFGDAIWNHYINNNRDKWYLNDGIPNLRDVRGKAILFRRFGIVDESRKKDFGIEASWWKYNCENDDRGTINVQDWCELSSGQDIERKANFIKNHVYRAKEYNSNKSEPKLFVNFCSASNFFDPNCWPAKIAEALTKANIEESFGKGSGIVILDYAEQDNWYLVRNLVDRNFQ, from the coding sequence ATGTTTCAATACACCACCTGGCTCCAAAATATAAGCGACACAGAAATCATCAGCAGAATTTCTATTCCTGGAACGCACAATTCTGCAGCCCACCATACTGCGCTACCTTCAGTCCAATGTCAAGATGCTTCTATAACAgaacaacttcaaaatgGAGTTCGGTTTTTGGATATTCGAGTGTCTAAACCACTAATCGATAATAAAAAGGCGGTGAACAATGATCTAATAGTCGTTCATGGCAAGTTTCCGTTGAAGCTGATTGGAAATGTGAAGTTAGATACGGTTCTAAAGGACGTGTATGAGTTCCTAGAAAGAAATAGCTCTGAATTTGTGATCATTTCCCTTAAGCAAGAGGGTTCCGCAAAATGGAATCATGAACACGACGAATTCGGGGATGCTATTTGGAATCACTACATTAACAATAATAGGGACAAGTGGTACTTGAATGATGGAATTCCAAACCTGAGAGATGTCCGAGGAAAAGCAATTCTGTTTCGTCGCTTTGGAATTGTAGATGAGAGCAGAAAGAAGGATTTTGGAATTGAGGCTTCTTGGTGGAAGTACAACTGTGAAAATGATGACAGAGGAACTATTAATGTTCAGGATTGGTGTGAACTATCTTCTGGAcaagatattgaaagaaaagccaactttatcaaaaatCACGTTTACCGGGCTAAAGAATATAACTCAAATAAGAGTGAGCCTAAGTTatttgtcaacttttgCTCGGCATCTAATTTCTTCGACCCTAATTGTTGGCCGGCGAAGATTGCTGAAGCGTTAACTAAAGCCAACATCGAAGAGTCTTTTGGAAAGGGGTCTGGAATCGTTATTTTGGATTATGCTGAACAAGACAATTGGTATCTGGTTCGAAATTTGGTCGATAGAAACTTCCAATAG
- a CDS encoding Mitochondrial distribution and morphology protein: MSSIVNREVLFGCRFFRPRVQHSLRFFRYYNGTGLSSCFEYKAKHEYLSGVLNKRHPSIILNKGSFRYYGRQRDQNQRYLYTTTLLSKLKIRLKWFLIRQNRPYNIDELSAIFSWVVMGNLIWIVIGTTTFVGLLLYIADTGLSDSTMSKRILLDLLNYDTKLLILSNGNMQSRYENGRIILENVTLCNLDEKNENILYDVHVNSLSLTLSFTKWYLGRGLIDTVDIKGLNGKAYLNSSLEEGLSPRLSIGRSRVRNYSFNAVKIQDARIELVLARPDKSLKVSIFSCELNQLRPLWVFYDLLNANHCSGSINESLFNIHERQLRNTFGDGNTSFTAEDYPWKRTARLRVDQLELNGMPKSAKLNWVTSGKVELLVDVTLPSAPVTGNQESSTFSQVIERLFSTDEGLEDKEREPLYTIIDFKVSFQDLQCTMPQELPHDSLGVPLISHEELSKLVRFINSKKFASQSKIEELEDSGSFDPMDLPLDNVGDHYVDTSDHLPVITFRMVRQLDELEGIDPLRVLALSSATQNPNTNKFIDAILREIITSMVSFRKEIHTEMITNFTKRSNFEIFFNNFLISNLIIVGLSALIS, from the coding sequence ATGTCAAGTATAGTTAATAGGGAAGTACTTTTTGGTTGTAGGTTTTTTCGACCAAGGGTACAACACTCATTGAGATTTTTTAGATATTATAACGGTACGGGACTTTCAAGCTGCTTTGAATATAAAGCCAAGCATGAATATTTGTCTGGTGTACTGAATAAGCGCCACCCATCGATTATCCTGAATAAGGGCTCGTTCAGGTACTATGGAAGACAGCGAGATCAGAACCAAAGGTATCTTTATACGACTACGCTTCTGTCTAAGCTCAAGATTAGATTGAAATGGTTTCTCATAAGGCAAAATAGGCCTTATAATATTGACGAACTCTCGGCAATATTTTCTTGGGTCGTGATGGGAAATTTGATTTGGATCGTCATTGGAACTACCACTTTTGTCGGCCTCTTACTCTACATAGCAGACACTGGGCTTAGCGACAGCACAATGAGCAAGAGGATATTGCTAGATTTGTTGAATTATGACACCAAATTGCtgattctttcaaatggtAATATGCAATCACGATATGAAAATGGCCGAATCATCCTGGAAAATGTTACTCTATGTAATTTGGATGAGAAGAATGAGAACATACTTTATGATGTCCATGTGAACTCGCTGAGTTTAACTCTTTCGTTTACCAAGTGGTATCTGGGTAGGGGTCTGATTGATACTGTAGATATAAAAGGCCTCAATGGAAAAGCCTAtctcaattcttctttggaagaggGATTATCACCAAGGCTTTCAATAGGCCGCAGCAGAGTCAGAAACTATTCTTTTAATGCGGTTAAGATTCAGGATGCACGAATTGAGCTTGTATTGGCCAGACCCGACAAGTCTTTGAAGGTATCTATCTTTTCCTGCGAATTGAATCAGTTAAGGCCTCTTTGGGTTTTTTATGATTTATTGAACGCTAACCACTGCTCCGGGTCCATCAACGAATCTTTGTTCAATATTCATGAACGGCAGTTAAGGAACACCTTCGGCGATGGAAATACTTCGTTTACTGCCGAAGATTATCCTTGGAAAAGAACGGCAAGATTAAGGGTCGATCAATTGGAACTGAACGGTATGCCAAAGTCCGCAAAGCTTAATTGGGTTACTAGTGGGAAGGTTGAGTTACTGGTAGATGTAACGCTGCCTAGCGCCCCTGTTACTGGCAATCAGGAATCATCTACGTTCTCACAAGTGATTGAAAGATTATTCAGTACAGATGAAGGTTTGGAAGATAAGGAACGTGAACCTTTGTATACTATAATTGACTTCAAAGTCTCGTTCCAGGATTTACAGTGCACTATGCCCCAAGAATTACCTCATGATTCGCTAGGTGTTCCATTGATATCACATGAAGAATTGAGTAAGCTAGTGAGATTTATTAATAGCAAGAAATTTGCCAGTCAAAGCAAAATTGAGGAGTTAGAAGACTCAGGATCCTTTGACCCAATGGATTTACCCTTGGATAATGTTGGGGATCATTATGTGGATACGAGTGACCACTTGCCTGTGATAACCTTTAGGATGGTAAGGCAGTTAGACGAGCTGGAGGGTATTGATCCCCTACGAGTGCTCGCTCTTTCCAGTGCTACTCAGAATCCCAACACAAACAAGTTCATCGATGCGATCCTTCGAGAGATAATAACTTCTATGGTGAGCtttagaaaagaaatccaCACGGAAATGATCACAAATTTTACaaaaagaagcaattttgaaatcttcttcaataacTTTTTAATCAGCAACCTTATTATTGTGGGGCTAAGTGCTCTGATAAGCTAG
- a CDS encoding RNA polymerase II subunit, whose amino-acid sequence MFFLKDLSLILTLHPSYFGPQMNQYLREKLLTDVEGTCTGQFGYIVTVLDGMNIDVGKGRIIPGSGSAEFEVKYRAVVWKPFKGEVVDAIVSNVSPIGFFADVGPLNVFVSTRLIPDNLVYNPSNSPPAYMSNDELITKGSKVRLKVVGTRTDVNEIYAIGSIKEDFLGAI is encoded by the coding sequence ATGTTCTTTCTTAAAGATCTTTCTTTAATTTTGACTCTTCATCCGTCATACTTTGGACCCCAGATGAATCAATATCTTCGAGAAAAGCTACTCACTGATGTAGAGGGTACTTGTACAGGTCAATTTGGATATATTGTCACTGTCCTAGATGGGATGAATATTGACGTCGGAAAGGGTCGAATTATTCCAGGATCCGGTTCTGCAGAGTTTGAAGTCAAGTATCGGGCTGTTGTATGGAAACCCTTCAAGGGTGAAGTTGTCGATGCTATTGTTTCTAATGTTTCCCCTATAGGATTCTTTGCTGATGTAGGACCACTGAATGTTTTTGTAAGCACGAGGTTAATTCCAGATAATCTTGTGTACAATCCTTCAAACTCTCCACCTGCGTATATGTCTAATGACGAGCTCATTACAAAGGGAAGTAAGGTAAGACTGAAAGTAGTGGGAACGAGAACGGACGTTAATGAAATATATGCTATTGGATCTATTaaagaagattttcttGGAGCCATATAA